Proteins encoded within one genomic window of Sulfurovum sp. XGS-02:
- the argC gene encoding N-acetyl-gamma-glutamyl-phosphate reductase, with the protein MVKVGVVGASGYTGLELVKMLVNHDGFQLTYLATTQGDTMIETLHPSLVDVISLPVEKADADSVAERCELVFLALPHKASMGFAKKLLDKGIKVVDLSADYRLELDTYEAHYCSHEDIGHLDDATYALIEYYREELKETKLAAGPGCYPTATLLGILPFIPYLDTSAPLFVDAKSGVSGAGKTLSETAHFVTINDNIFAYNPIKHRHAPEIAEKIEKVHGAKMNVNFVPHLIPATRGELVSVYATLKEDIDPLEVLKKHYANDPFIRIRETPVDIKSTAGTHFCDIFAAKNGNALFVSSAIDNLLRGASSQALVAANLMCGYDEGMGIPTIAYIP; encoded by the coding sequence ATGGTAAAAGTAGGTGTTGTAGGAGCCAGTGGATACACAGGGCTTGAACTGGTAAAGATGTTGGTGAATCATGATGGTTTTCAGCTGACCTATCTTGCGACAACGCAGGGAGATACGATGATAGAAACACTGCATCCTTCTCTGGTCGATGTTATCAGCTTGCCTGTAGAAAAAGCAGATGCCGACTCTGTGGCTGAACGCTGTGAACTTGTCTTCCTGGCCCTTCCTCATAAAGCCTCTATGGGCTTCGCGAAAAAGCTTTTGGATAAAGGGATTAAAGTCGTTGACCTCTCAGCCGATTATCGTTTGGAACTTGATACGTATGAAGCACACTATTGTTCACATGAGGATATAGGGCATTTGGATGATGCGACCTATGCACTGATCGAGTATTACAGAGAAGAGTTGAAAGAAACGAAACTTGCTGCAGGGCCTGGATGTTATCCTACGGCAACACTGCTGGGTATTTTACCGTTCATACCGTATCTTGATACCTCGGCACCTCTTTTTGTTGATGCAAAGTCGGGTGTGAGCGGTGCAGGTAAAACACTGAGCGAGACTGCACATTTTGTCACGATCAATGATAATATCTTTGCCTACAACCCGATCAAACACAGACATGCACCCGAAATAGCAGAGAAGATAGAAAAAGTACACGGCGCTAAAATGAATGTCAATTTTGTGCCTCATCTTATCCCTGCGACACGGGGTGAACTGGTCTCTGTCTATGCAACCTTAAAAGAGGATATCGATCCGCTTGAAGTGTTGAAGAAACACTATGCGAACGATCCTTTTATCCGTATCAGAGAGACACCTGTCGATATCAAAAGTACGGCAGGAACACACTTTTGTGATATCTTTGCAGCCAAAAACGGCAATGCACTTTTTGTCTCTTCTGCCATAGACAACCTCTTGCGTGGTGCAAGTTCTCAGGCACTTGTGGCTGCAAATTTGATGTGTGGGTATGATGAAGGTATGGGTATTCCAACGATCGCCTACATTCCATAA
- the greA gene encoding transcription elongation factor GreA, whose amino-acid sequence MQKEPMLKVTYNKLSEELEHLKSVERGAIAKVIDEARELGDLKENAEYHAAKDKQGLMEARIAELTDIVGRAQVVDPSTLPHTRVSFGSTVELTDQNSGEEVHYTIVGGTESDPSKGLISIQSPMARALIGKEEGDEVSLVLPSGKKTYDIEEISYKEIILD is encoded by the coding sequence GTGCAAAAAGAGCCGATGTTAAAAGTAACATACAACAAACTTTCAGAAGAACTTGAACACTTGAAATCTGTAGAGAGAGGTGCTATAGCCAAAGTGATAGATGAGGCAAGAGAACTCGGTGATCTTAAGGAAAATGCAGAGTATCATGCAGCCAAGGATAAGCAAGGTTTGATGGAAGCACGTATTGCAGAATTGACAGATATCGTAGGCCGTGCACAGGTAGTAGACCCTTCTACATTACCTCATACTAGAGTGAGTTTCGGATCAACTGTAGAACTGACCGATCAAAATAGCGGTGAAGAGGTACACTATACTATCGTAGGGGGTACAGAATCAGATCCCTCCAAAGGGTTGATCTCTATTCAGTCTCCTATGGCCCGTGCATTGATAGGTAAAGAGGAGGGCGATGAAGTATCACTTGTACTTCCTAGCGGTAAAAAGACATATGATATCGAAGAGATCTCTTATAAAGAGATCATACTCGATTAA
- a CDS encoding secondary thiamine-phosphate synthase enzyme YjbQ — MAIYQETITLSPKSRGFHLITSEIEKALGSMPSIETGLLHLFIKHTSASLSINENADPTVREDMENFYSDISDDKPYYIHTYEGEDDMPAHIKASMIGSALTIPITNGRMNLGTWQGIYLGEHRDHGGSRRIVVTLYG, encoded by the coding sequence ATGGCTATATATCAAGAGACAATCACACTATCACCAAAGTCCAGAGGTTTCCATCTCATTACCTCTGAGATAGAAAAAGCACTAGGTTCAATGCCCTCCATTGAGACCGGCCTTTTACATCTGTTTATCAAACATACCAGTGCTTCACTGAGTATCAATGAAAATGCAGACCCTACCGTACGTGAGGATATGGAGAACTTTTATAGTGATATTTCAGATGACAAGCCCTACTACATACACACGTACGAAGGTGAGGATGATATGCCCGCACACATCAAAGCTTCCATGATTGGAAGTGCATTGACCATCCCTATCACAAATGGCAGGATGAATCTTGGTACGTGGCAGGGGATCTATTTGGGAGAGCACAGAGATCACGGCGGAAGCCGCCGTATCGTAGTAACCTTATATGGTTAG
- a CDS encoding sortase, producing MATLGDHSIYVDLDETEKYIPFLDWVSPSLICVFGAILVVFGLWLYWTVYWDLRNAPAFHKKLKDLEIKEKNKEELGFGDRVNLKIPRIATIVSKISMISGLIAIVIGCISKIVF from the coding sequence ATGGCAACACTTGGAGATCATAGCATTTATGTCGACCTAGATGAAACAGAAAAGTATATTCCATTTTTAGATTGGGTTAGTCCTTCTTTAATATGTGTATTCGGTGCAATTTTAGTTGTTTTTGGTTTATGGTTGTATTGGACTGTTTATTGGGATCTTAGAAATGCTCCTGCTTTTCATAAAAAACTGAAAGATCTCGAGATAAAAGAGAAAAACAAAGAAGAACTTGGTTTTGGTGATCGTGTTAACTTGAAGATACCACGTATTGCAACAATTGTATCAAAGATTTCTATGATAAGTGGGCTTATTGCTATTGTAATTGGCTGCATAAGTAAAATAGTGTTTTAA
- a CDS encoding UDP-2,3-diacylglucosamine diphosphatase: MHIIKENALFIADSHYPHHGDEFLVLLKKLESGELQTPQLFLMGDNFDLLFGHNDYIQTFSKEAIALLRILSQKLDIYYFEGNHDFCLKDVFPDIHVYSRDEQPVMFQLEEKNVAISHGDKYATGLGYDLYCKILRNKKTLTFLKPFEKAIIDHRMNKLSKKHICFTFHGFEKRVEEILEHYSDADLVIEGHFHQCKTLGKYISLPSLACQGMVGIIEEGEMHFKTL; the protein is encoded by the coding sequence ATGCATATAATCAAGGAAAATGCCTTATTCATTGCTGACTCCCATTACCCCCATCACGGAGATGAATTTTTAGTTTTACTGAAGAAGCTGGAGAGTGGGGAACTACAAACCCCTCAGCTCTTTTTGATGGGTGACAACTTTGATCTACTCTTTGGACATAATGACTACATACAGACCTTTTCAAAAGAGGCTATAGCGCTTTTACGAATACTTTCACAAAAACTTGATATCTACTACTTTGAAGGAAACCATGATTTCTGCCTCAAAGATGTGTTCCCCGATATCCATGTATACAGCAGAGATGAGCAGCCTGTCATGTTTCAGCTGGAAGAGAAAAATGTGGCGATCTCCCATGGTGACAAATATGCTACAGGATTGGGTTATGACCTCTACTGTAAAATATTACGAAACAAAAAGACACTGACATTCCTTAAACCTTTTGAAAAGGCTATCATCGATCATCGTATGAATAAGTTGTCAAAAAAACATATCTGTTTTACCTTTCACGGCTTTGAGAAAAGGGTGGAAGAGATACTGGAACACTATAGTGATGCGGACCTTGTAATAGAAGGCCACTTTCATCAGTGCAAAACACTAGGTAAATATATTTCTTTGCCCTCATTGGCATGCCAGGGTATGGTAGGTATCATAGAAGAGGGTGAAATGCACTTTAAGACATTGTAA
- a CDS encoding Sel1-like repeat-containing protein kinase family protein, with amino-acid sequence MSDDLYALSKGTQIRHYWIKSVVASNADTITYHIEDMRLNRHMFLTEFFPKDIAKRFMKEDDTFMVYVHPTKNKSFNSRKAIWTETASKLKDFSHPYMSRVTGIFEANGTVYTVSDYIEREVLQKSLQDNVTSSYTEEQICRFAASLTELLLALQHNGIMIRRIRADMLYISKDFKVMLAGYNEFALYSKDDAPQIIYELGLLMYTMVNKNIPVTENSIKLLTPNSSYSILLCELINSMVSTDPNNRPKTLQEIKTLLNNIFSEPVERVEPIAPNNPKTDLISFKLRIGALTAIMLFALYTLFTQPQKMRVEDVTRFDTLRYHLAAYFGNSEAQRALGQIYERGYSAEQDKEKALEWYERAAKNGDVFSQLHLGEIYYKGSISSKDDNRSIYWLTHASKQNSKNAKIELAHIYLKQKDKKKALELYLDLAKNGDEDAQKQAAYLMVFGEGEKDFKNGYTLFLENAKKGDAYSQYTLGYIYQNGKGVHVDHKKALHWYEKAYQQGYKAAKNRISYLKNIHNTNKVSKYNEKWASRSFNSVTSKQIDASEQYQIARSLEYGINGIQRDEKKALKHYLNAANRGHILAQYKVGKFYQQGKGTPRNHHKALYWFKKAAAQNDVYSYYEISKLYYANKEIPKDEKKAFQWCEKAAIGGLGVAQGMLGARYEYGLGVGINYKKALYWYEKSVAQGYRNGKARLEKLKKKLNIR; translated from the coding sequence ATGAGTGATGATCTGTATGCATTATCAAAAGGTACACAAATTAGGCATTATTGGATAAAAAGTGTAGTAGCAAGCAATGCCGATACAATTACATACCATATCGAAGATATGCGATTAAACCGTCATATGTTTTTAACTGAATTTTTTCCAAAAGATATTGCCAAACGATTTATGAAAGAAGATGATACATTTATGGTTTATGTACATCCAACAAAAAATAAATCCTTTAATAGTCGTAAAGCCATATGGACAGAGACTGCCAGTAAACTTAAAGACTTTAGCCATCCATATATGTCGCGCGTAACCGGTATTTTTGAAGCTAACGGAACAGTATATACTGTCTCAGACTATATTGAGAGAGAAGTACTGCAAAAGAGCTTACAGGATAATGTCACCTCTTCATATACAGAAGAACAAATTTGTAGGTTTGCTGCATCTTTGACAGAACTGCTTCTGGCATTACAACATAATGGAATAATGATTCGTCGCATAAGAGCGGATATGCTATATATCTCGAAAGATTTTAAAGTAATGCTTGCCGGATATAATGAGTTTGCACTTTATTCAAAAGATGATGCTCCCCAGATCATATATGAGCTTGGATTGTTGATGTACACTATGGTAAATAAAAATATTCCTGTGACAGAAAACTCCATCAAGCTACTCACTCCAAATAGCAGTTACTCGATACTTTTATGTGAGCTTATCAATAGTATGGTATCCACTGATCCTAATAATAGACCCAAAACACTTCAAGAGATCAAAACACTGCTCAATAATATTTTTAGTGAACCTGTAGAAAGGGTTGAACCTATTGCTCCAAATAATCCAAAAACAGATTTAATTTCTTTTAAACTCAGGATTGGAGCACTTACTGCTATAATGCTTTTTGCTCTCTATACACTCTTTACGCAACCTCAAAAAATGCGTGTAGAAGATGTTACAAGATTTGATACTCTGCGTTACCATTTGGCCGCATATTTTGGAAATTCTGAAGCACAGCGCGCACTTGGACAGATATATGAAAGAGGTTATAGTGCTGAACAGGATAAAGAAAAAGCTTTAGAGTGGTATGAAAGGGCAGCTAAAAATGGAGATGTTTTCTCCCAACTTCATCTTGGAGAGATCTATTATAAGGGATCTATCTCTAGTAAAGATGATAATAGGTCTATCTATTGGTTAACACATGCCTCCAAACAAAATAGTAAAAACGCCAAAATAGAGCTTGCCCACATATATCTTAAACAAAAAGATAAGAAAAAAGCACTTGAACTATATCTGGATCTTGCTAAGAATGGAGATGAGGATGCCCAAAAACAAGCAGCATATCTCATGGTCTTTGGAGAAGGAGAAAAAGACTTTAAAAACGGGTACACACTCTTTCTTGAGAATGCCAAAAAAGGTGATGCCTATTCACAATACACATTAGGATATATCTATCAAAATGGCAAAGGGGTTCATGTTGATCATAAAAAAGCACTTCACTGGTATGAAAAAGCTTATCAGCAGGGTTATAAAGCTGCAAAAAATAGAATATCTTATTTGAAAAATATACATAATACCAATAAAGTTTCTAAATACAATGAGAAATGGGCCTCACGATCCTTTAACTCCGTTACTTCGAAACAAATTGATGCGAGTGAACAATATCAAATTGCCAGAAGTCTGGAATACGGTATAAATGGAATACAAAGAGATGAGAAAAAAGCATTAAAACACTATTTGAATGCTGCAAATAGAGGTCATATTCTAGCACAATATAAAGTAGGAAAGTTTTATCAACAAGGTAAAGGGACTCCAAGGAATCATCATAAAGCTTTGTATTGGTTTAAAAAGGCCGCTGCACAAAACGATGTATACTCTTATTATGAAATTAGCAAATTGTATTATGCAAATAAAGAGATACCAAAAGATGAAAAAAAAGCTTTTCAGTGGTGTGAAAAAGCTGCAATCGGTGGACTGGGTGTAGCTCAAGGAATGCTAGGTGCACGTTATGAATATGGATTGGGAGTAGGAATCAATTATAAAAAGGCACTTTACTGGTATGAAAAATCTGTAGCGCAAGGGTATCGTAATGGTAAAGCAAGATTAGAAAAGCTCAAAAAGAAGTTGAACATACGATAA
- a CDS encoding DUF3050 domain-containing protein — protein sequence MTTFPLDNVKRLRKELATHPVYAAVTDMDDLTIFMQHHIYSVWDFMSLVKYLQNQIAPASTPWLPHGDAQVQRFINDIVLEEESDEGLPLEDGTPTYTSHFDLYRTAMEEVKKGSSALINTFINKVTSDSLESALNTVQIPSPAKAFMETTFDFVHSDKPHVIAAAFALGREHIIPEMFRALLDKMKISREEAEVFHYYLDRHIELDGDHHGPMSLRMLDLLCEGDKAKIIEAEEAALHAISARIKFWDGVLLAIEEGKKQSA from the coding sequence ATGACAACTTTCCCACTTGACAATGTAAAACGCCTCAGAAAAGAGCTTGCAACTCACCCAGTATATGCAGCAGTAACAGATATGGATGATCTCACCATCTTTATGCAGCATCATATCTACTCAGTTTGGGATTTTATGTCCTTGGTGAAATACCTGCAAAACCAGATCGCACCTGCAAGCACCCCATGGCTTCCTCACGGTGATGCACAAGTACAGCGTTTCATCAATGACATCGTACTGGAAGAAGAGTCAGATGAAGGTCTTCCTCTGGAAGATGGCACTCCCACTTACACCAGTCATTTTGACCTTTACAGAACAGCTATGGAGGAAGTAAAAAAAGGAAGCAGTGCACTCATTAACACGTTTATAAACAAAGTGACATCAGACTCTTTGGAGAGTGCACTCAACACTGTTCAAATCCCCTCTCCTGCGAAAGCATTTATGGAAACAACATTTGACTTTGTTCATAGTGATAAGCCTCATGTTATTGCCGCAGCCTTTGCTTTGGGTAGAGAACACATCATCCCTGAAATGTTCCGTGCACTGCTGGATAAAATGAAAATATCACGAGAGGAAGCAGAAGTCTTTCATTATTATCTAGATCGTCATATAGAACTGGATGGAGACCATCATGGGCCCATGTCTTTACGTATGCTTGACTTGTTATGTGAAGGAGATAAAGCAAAGATCATAGAAGCGGAAGAAGCTGCTCTTCATGCCATCAGTGCCAGAATAAAGTTTTGGGATGGTGTATTATTGGCGATCGAAGAAGGTAAAAAGCAATCAGCCTGA
- a CDS encoding ThiF family adenylyltransferase, which yields MRFQRCRMLFGDENFEKLQEAKILILGVGGVGSYALDCLYRSGISDITILDYDIYDETNQNRQIGSDAVGMIKVDRLKDLYPGIKTIHQHMTVAWVKEFDFEPYDIVIDAADTTKVKIEVAKKCYKKLIMALGSAKRYDTNKIEVTSIWKTHGDALARKIRNELKKAKFDRNFTVVFSPEQAKCIEKGSCVAVTGAVGLTTCSEAIKRILK from the coding sequence ATGAGATTCCAACGTTGCCGCATGCTCTTCGGAGATGAAAATTTTGAAAAGTTACAAGAAGCCAAGATCCTTATTCTAGGTGTTGGTGGTGTAGGTTCTTATGCGCTTGATTGCCTCTATCGTTCAGGTATAAGTGACATTACCATCTTGGACTATGATATCTATGATGAGACCAACCAGAACAGGCAGATAGGTTCAGACGCAGTAGGAATGATCAAGGTTGACCGTCTCAAAGATCTTTACCCCGGTATCAAGACCATCCACCAGCATATGACCGTGGCATGGGTAAAAGAGTTCGATTTTGAGCCTTATGACATTGTCATTGATGCTGCAGATACGACCAAAGTGAAGATAGAAGTAGCCAAAAAATGTTACAAAAAGCTCATCATGGCACTGGGTTCAGCCAAACGTTATGATACCAACAAGATCGAAGTGACTTCCATTTGGAAAACCCATGGTGATGCACTCGCAAGAAAAATACGTAACGAACTCAAAAAAGCAAAATTTGACCGAAATTTTACTGTCGTCTTTTCACCTGAACAAGCCAAATGCATAGAGAAAGGTTCTTGTGTTGCAGTAACAGGCGCTGTTGGCCTTACTACCTGTTCGGAAGCGATAAAGAGGATACTTAAATAG
- the surE gene encoding 5'/3'-nucleotidase SurE gives MKQILVTNDDGFESEGLEALVEALKPLGHVSVVAPTTEKSACGHSLTLTKPLNFVEIEKDFYKLDDGTPTDCVFLALNKVFTKEKRPDIVISGINIGANMGEDITYSGTASAAMEAVLQGIPGIAISQVYKNKGESIKEFGYELAQKSIVTLVEKIFANEFPLPSRKFLNINIPPIAASECNGFKVTRAGNRLYTHHAEVHHNPRGKEYYWIGLPALGWMETQGHLTDFEAINDGYVSITPVQLDMTSYDDISSLDAWL, from the coding sequence ATGAAGCAAATATTAGTCACTAATGATGATGGATTCGAGTCTGAAGGACTGGAAGCACTGGTTGAAGCACTTAAACCTTTAGGGCATGTCAGTGTTGTCGCACCAACCACAGAGAAGTCAGCATGCGGGCACTCTCTGACACTGACCAAACCTCTCAATTTCGTAGAGATTGAAAAGGATTTTTATAAACTGGATGACGGAACACCGACCGATTGTGTTTTTCTGGCACTCAACAAGGTTTTTACTAAAGAGAAGCGACCGGATATTGTTATCTCAGGCATCAATATAGGTGCAAATATGGGTGAAGATATCACCTACTCCGGGACTGCATCTGCTGCAATGGAAGCTGTTCTGCAAGGTATTCCGGGTATTGCCATCTCTCAGGTCTATAAAAACAAAGGTGAGAGTATCAAAGAGTTCGGATATGAACTGGCACAAAAAAGCATCGTCACCCTTGTAGAAAAAATATTTGCCAATGAGTTCCCACTGCCTTCACGTAAATTTTTAAATATCAATATCCCGCCTATAGCCGCATCAGAGTGTAACGGTTTTAAAGTGACACGTGCAGGAAACCGTCTCTATACACACCATGCTGAAGTACATCATAATCCACGGGGCAAAGAGTACTACTGGATTGGTCTGCCTGCTTTAGGCTGGATGGAGACACAAGGTCATCTCACAGATTTCGAAGCAATCAACGATGGTTATGTTTCTATTACACCTGTACAACTGGATATGACAAGCTATGATGATATCAGCTCATTGGATGCATGGCTATGA
- the ccsA gene encoding cytochrome c biogenesis protein has protein sequence MKYIFSMKMAVFVLFAFGALIGIATFIENDYGTQTAKALIYKTQWFEVFLGYFIAILIYNIIKYKSYKTKPAVFLFHFSFLVIALGAVVTRYIGYEGIMHIREGESSHTMVSDAKVLQLHATEGKKSATLEKELYFSTMTENSVNQSLMVGDKEVKVELLKYLPTAQEKAVPSEKGKKLLELKISTGQKGEIYYIAKGERKDFGGFYLGYDIEPTTDKPTFLIKEDGAGYKVEFPFTLQTLNMNDRSSGELKAGENEFKNRMLYRFGSNAIVLKDVHEKAIVKLESHDLKTQKGQAEYMQWKVSVGDDSKIITTRPYQGKMGKIKQMDLNGVHIDMRVGAKLIDLPFSIKLENFDLERYPGSMTPASYSSDVVLIDKEQNINMPYKIYMNHVLDHRNYRFFQSSYDQDEKGTVLSVNHDPGTLPTYIGYILLTIGMIWSLFTPSGRFQKLLKGARKLQTSAAAVAFVALLALNPQQLNAASPTIDDEVLKAMKSYDIDHAKNFGKIAVQDHQGRMKPMDTVAHDVIAKITGRSVLFDLEPTQMLLGMIMQPDLYQNVPMIKIGHKKIAVTLGLPEDTKYARFTDFFSEDDNSYKIFSAVTEASQKKPLEKSQYDKELIKIDERVNVAFMAYQGSLLRIFPKPNDANNKWMAPLDAIKAFPKEQADAVRMSIAAYFQMVAQGLKTGDWSRADLALTGIRKYQEKYGSEVIPSKTHIDMEIKYNKFGLFGKLVPLYLLLGIVLLIFAFINVLKPAFSMKWIMRAALAILIVGFALHIVGLGIRWYISGHAPWSNAYESIVFIAASTVLAGIILARRSPFALAGTAILAGVTMGVAHMNFINPEITNLVPVLKSYWLMIHVATIISGDGFFGLGSILSLLVLILYIMRGKNGNENIDRSIKELTNLSEMGLIIGLFLLTIGNFLGGVWANESWGRYWGWDPKETWAAVTILIYATVLHLRFIPALKSNFIYNVTATWAYSTVLMTYFGVNYYLSGLHSYAAGDPVPIPMWVYYAVAGLFVLTVLAARNRKLS, from the coding sequence ATGAAGTATATTTTTTCCATGAAGATGGCTGTGTTTGTGTTGTTTGCTTTTGGTGCGCTGATCGGTATAGCAACATTTATTGAAAATGATTACGGCACGCAAACGGCTAAGGCGCTGATCTATAAAACGCAATGGTTCGAAGTCTTCTTGGGCTATTTTATTGCTATCCTCATCTACAATATCATCAAATACAAAAGTTATAAAACAAAACCCGCTGTTTTTCTTTTTCACTTCTCTTTCCTCGTGATTGCACTGGGTGCAGTTGTCACACGTTACATAGGTTATGAAGGTATCATGCATATACGTGAAGGCGAATCAAGCCATACTATGGTTTCAGATGCAAAGGTTCTGCAGCTTCATGCCACAGAGGGTAAGAAGAGCGCTACACTTGAAAAAGAGCTTTACTTCTCGACGATGACCGAGAATAGTGTAAACCAGAGTCTCATGGTCGGAGATAAAGAAGTAAAAGTTGAACTGCTCAAGTATTTACCGACAGCACAGGAAAAAGCGGTGCCGTCTGAAAAAGGGAAAAAGCTTTTAGAACTGAAGATCTCAACAGGCCAAAAAGGTGAGATCTACTATATCGCCAAAGGCGAGAGAAAAGATTTCGGCGGTTTTTATCTGGGGTATGATATCGAGCCAACAACCGATAAACCAACATTCCTTATCAAGGAAGATGGTGCAGGATATAAAGTTGAGTTCCCGTTTACACTCCAAACACTCAATATGAACGATAGAAGTTCAGGTGAATTAAAAGCAGGTGAAAATGAGTTCAAGAACAGAATGCTCTACCGATTTGGATCTAATGCGATAGTTTTAAAAGATGTACATGAAAAAGCGATCGTAAAGTTGGAGTCTCATGATCTTAAAACACAAAAAGGTCAGGCAGAGTATATGCAATGGAAAGTCAGTGTCGGAGATGACAGCAAGATCATTACCACACGCCCATATCAAGGAAAAATGGGAAAAATAAAGCAGATGGATCTCAATGGTGTACATATCGATATGCGTGTTGGAGCAAAATTGATCGACTTGCCGTTCTCTATCAAGCTGGAGAACTTCGATCTAGAACGTTATCCGGGTTCTATGACGCCTGCATCATATTCAAGTGACGTCGTACTGATCGACAAAGAACAAAATATCAATATGCCCTATAAGATCTATATGAACCACGTGCTTGACCATAGAAACTACCGCTTCTTCCAGTCCTCCTATGACCAGGATGAAAAAGGTACCGTACTTTCGGTGAACCATGACCCAGGAACTCTGCCTACCTATATCGGATATATCTTACTCACGATCGGAATGATATGGTCACTCTTTACACCTAGCGGAAGATTTCAAAAGCTTCTTAAGGGAGCAAGAAAACTACAGACATCTGCAGCAGCAGTAGCTTTTGTGGCACTGTTGGCACTGAACCCGCAACAGCTGAATGCCGCATCACCGACCATTGATGATGAGGTATTAAAAGCGATGAAGTCTTATGATATCGATCATGCAAAGAACTTTGGAAAAATTGCAGTACAGGACCACCAGGGACGTATGAAACCTATGGATACGGTCGCCCATGATGTGATCGCAAAGATCACAGGAAGGTCAGTGCTTTTTGATCTTGAACCTACACAAATGCTGCTGGGTATGATCATGCAGCCGGATCTATACCAAAATGTGCCGATGATCAAGATCGGGCACAAAAAGATCGCGGTAACACTCGGGCTTCCTGAAGATACAAAATATGCAAGATTTACAGATTTCTTCTCAGAGGATGATAACAGTTATAAGATCTTTTCCGCAGTCACGGAAGCCAGTCAAAAGAAGCCACTGGAAAAATCACAATATGATAAAGAACTCATCAAGATAGATGAAAGGGTCAATGTTGCCTTTATGGCATATCAGGGCTCACTTTTACGTATTTTCCCAAAACCAAACGATGCCAACAATAAATGGATGGCACCTCTGGATGCGATCAAGGCATTTCCTAAAGAGCAGGCTGATGCCGTGAGAATGAGTATCGCCGCCTATTTCCAAATGGTAGCACAGGGACTCAAAACAGGTGATTGGTCAAGAGCTGATCTTGCACTGACAGGGATACGCAAGTATCAGGAAAAATACGGATCTGAAGTGATACCAAGTAAAACGCATATTGATATGGAGATCAAATACAATAAATTCGGTCTTTTTGGTAAACTTGTACCACTTTATCTTTTACTGGGTATCGTACTTCTGATCTTTGCATTCATCAATGTACTTAAACCTGCATTCTCTATGAAATGGATCATGCGCGCAGCCTTGGCGATTCTTATCGTCGGGTTCGCCCTGCATATTGTCGGATTAGGTATCCGATGGTACATTTCAGGACATGCACCTTGGTCCAATGCCTATGAATCCATTGTATTTATCGCGGCTTCTACGGTGTTAGCAGGTATTATTCTAGCCAGACGTTCGCCGTTTGCTTTGGCCGGTACGGCTATCTTAGCAGGTGTGACCATGGGAGTAGCCCATATGAACTTCATCAACCCAGAGATCACCAATCTTGTACCGGTGCTTAAGTCCTATTGGCTCATGATACATGTTGCAACTATTATCTCGGGTGACGGTTTCTTCGGATTGGGTTCTATCTTGTCTCTTTTAGTACTGATACTCTATATCATGAGAGGTAAAAACGGGAATGAAAATATCGACCGTTCCATTAAAGAGTTGACAAACCTTTCTGAAATGGGACTGATCATAGGTCTTTTCCTATTGACCATTGGTAACTTTCTTGGCGGTGTTTGGGCCAATGAGAGTTGGGGACGCTACTGGGGTTGGGATCCAAAAGAGACCTGGGCGGCAGTGACGATACTGATCTATGCAACCGTACTGCATTTAAGATTTATCCCTGCACTGAAGTCAAACTTCATCTATAATGTAACGGCTACATGGGCATACTCTACCGTATTGATGACATACTTTGGTGTAAACTATTATCTTTCAGGGTTACACTCCTATGCAGCAGGTGATCCGGTACCTATCCCTATGTGGGTCTATTATGCCGTTGCAGGATTGTTTGTATTGACAGTTCTGGCTGCAAGAAATAGAAAGTTAAGCTAA